The Chiloscyllium plagiosum isolate BGI_BamShark_2017 chromosome 19, ASM401019v2, whole genome shotgun sequence genome contains the following window.
TTTTTAAGGTGATACATCAACAGCTCACTTTACCTTAGGGTTTCGAATGAGTTGCTGTTCATCATAATGGAGCAACGCTTTGCTGTTAGTTTGGGAATTGTTGACGAAGATCTGGAGACAGGGATAGAGCGACGTGCCTTTGCAATCTGCCCCACATGTGAAAGTGCACTCAGACATTTCGGCGATGTGCCGCAGCGACAGCACCGTGCAGTTAGCAGCCTTGCACTGCATGTTGTTCAGCGTGGGGTTTAACCAACAAAACCCGAGGATGAATAGGGAGATGATGCCGGAGATTATGAGGAAGAAGCCGAGTCTGATGCTTTTATCCTCCGCCTCGGAATACTCATAGGTGACCCTGGGCTTCGCCATCAGATGGGGAACTGAAAGCCAGTTCTCAATACATCCACAATCTAGTGCAGGCTTTAGCCCTGGGCAACCGCTTCAGAAAACTTTCCACAGTT
Protein-coding sequences here:
- the LOC122559764 gene encoding calcium-activated potassium channel subunit beta-4-like, encoding MAKPRVTYEYSEAEDKSIRLGFFLIISGIISLFILGFCWLNPTLNNMQCKAANCTVLSLRHIAEMSECTFTCGADCKGTSLYPCLQIFVNNSQTNSKALLHYDEQQLIRNPKCSYIPPCERDNQKNSENVMSWHDYWKEEIGSQTFMCYINQQRRPDDALLKRAHDENVLLHCVLWPLLTLLVGVLIVLLTICGKSLAVRAEALQKMKYS